ATTTGTGGCATGCCTTTATTAATTCAAATTAGTGAATGTTTAAATTCATAGTTCAATGATTTTGGCTAGAATCCATAGTGAAAATCTATTTTTTAATAATTACAGTTATGCTTGGAATTTCTTTAATGTTTACAATTGTTGGACTAGTTTCCTTTGATCTAAGTGTAAAGGAAATAAAAAATCTTCTAGGTTCGAGAAATGAAGGTTTTGCATTTAGCATGATTCAAGGTTTAGATAAACACATAGAAAGTCGAATATTAGCATACAAAGAATTAACAAATCTAGACACTATACAGATTGCATTAAATGACTCAAATAGAAAACATGAAAGATTCCTACAGATACAATCCAAATCCAACACATCAGAGCAGCAAATAGAAACTATAAGAGCATCCCCATTCATTGTTGAAGAATCACAGAGAGTTTTAACTGAAGAACTTTTAGACACTATTGAGTTTTATCATGATGAGTATAATTATGATGTAATTGAAGAATTATTTGTAATAAATGCATATGGTACAAATGTTGCTTTAACATCTGGAACATCTACTTTTTCTCAAAGTGAAGAAGAGTGGTGGAAAATTACAAAAGAAACAGGATTGTATATTGGCGATATTGATTTCAACGAGCAAGAGAATCATCACACAATGAATTTCGCATATAGGATAGATAATAAATCAGGTGAATTTATAGGAGTACTACATGTTTTAATTACTCTTGATGACTTACTAAGTGATTTTAAGGAAGAATCAGACGTCATAACAATACCAGGACGTAATGTATTGTTGATAGATGAAAGAGGGTATTCAATTTATTCAAATAAATCAATAAGATTATCAGATTCACCGATTCCATATTTCAATATAATTTCACAAGGAAAAGATGTAGAATTCTTTGAGTTAGACGACATAGATGATTTTAAGCTAATATCTTATGCAAAATCCACAGGATATAGAACATTTGAAGGATTTAATTGGACTGTCATAATTGTACAAGATAGCTCTTCTATTGTAGAAGAATTCAATGAGTTGCGTAATTCTATTTTTACAATATCAATTATTGGCATACTTGCATCTATTATTGGAGGTTTTTTAATATCAACCACTGTTTCTGCCCCCTTAAGACACCTTACAAAAATTGCAAATACGATATCTAAAGGTGATTTTACCATCAATACTAAAAAAAGTCGCATTGATGAAATTAAAACTATTAGTAATTCTTTTGAAGAAATGGTAATAAATCTCAAAAAACTAATTGAAACTGAAAAACAGTTAGCTGAGGCTCATGTAAAAATTAGAAATGAAAGATTAACTGCGATTGGAGAACTTGCAGCAAGCATGGCTCATGATATGAAAAATCCACTAAGCACTATCAAAACATCTTCTGAAATTTTACAAAAAAAGACAGAACAAAGTGCGGAAACAAAAGAGGTATCAAATAGAATGAATCGTGCTATAGATAGAATGTCACATCAAATCGATGATGTGTTAAATTATGTACGAATTACACCGCTAAAATTAGACACAATAAAGATTAATGAATTGATGAATACAGCAAAAAAATCTTTGGAGATCTCAGATAATATCGTAATTTTAATTCCAGAGTCAGACATTCAGATTAAGGGTGATTTAAGAAAATTAGAAATTGTGTTTATCAATATTTTCTTAAATGCTATCCAGGCCATTGGAAAAAATAAAGGGCGAATTGAATGCAAAATTGAACAAAAAGGCACTAATGTGATAATAGAAATTCAAGATTCGGGACCAGGTATACAGGGTGATGTTTTCTCAAAGATTTTCGATTCACTTGTAACTACAAAACAACAAGGAACAGGATTAGGCTTGTCTACGTGTAAAAATGTCATTGAACAACATCATGGAACAATTACTGCTCAAAATAACCCCACAAGATTTGTAATTACTTTGCCCCTAGAGTCAGAATAAAATATGCATAATTTTTGCGAAAGTTTTATCATGGGTTGTATTGAGGTTTGAGATATTGGTAAAAAAAACAATTCTATTAGTTGATGATGATGTGGATCTTTTAGAAAATACAGCTTATATGATAAAAAGTATTGGCTATGACGTAGTTACAGCAGATAATGGACAAGATGCGGTCTTCAAATACAAAGATATCCGCCCAGATTTGGTAATCATGGATGTAAAGATGCCTAAGATGGATGGATTTGACGCATTCTTTAAGATGAAACAATTTGATAAGGAAGCAAAAGTTATTCTCATTACTGCTTTTGCCACAGATGAGAAGAAACATCTAAAGGCAAAAAGCATGTCACTGCTTAGTACAATTAATAAACCGTACTCCTTTGAGCAATTAGAAAAAATTGTTACAGAACATGGATGAATTATTTACTTTCTAACTTCTTTAATTTAATAAATCTATTATTATAAAATTTAATTGCTTCATTTACAAAATCATAATACCATTTTTTAACATATTGATCTTCATGAAGGATTTTTTTCCATTGTTTAACCTCTAAAGATGTTTGTTTATTTGATAATCTGAATCGTGCAGGGACAAGTAAATTCGTGTAAAACCAAATAGAAATCTGATTTGCTAATTCCTCTTCTTCAATTTGTTCAAAATTATTTTGATATTTTACATTCAAATAAGTCATTAATTCATAAACTGGAAAATTTGAAATCTTTGCAATTTGAATATTATCCATAAATAAACCAGCAGCTAAACTTTTCAGTCGATAGATTTCATTTCCGATATTAGATTTTAGATAACTCCACTTTCCAAAAACAATGGGCAGTACATTTGTGTATTTTTCTGCCATCGTATCTATCTGCTTATCAGTTAGATCTAAAACATCCAAACAATACAAAATTCCGTGTAGGGATAACCTATATTGATCTGCAGGTGCTTTTACGTAACTTTTTCCATCTTTTACTACCAAGCCTAATTCTAGCAAGCCAATCGTATGCTTTCCTCTAGCCATTCTACCCACCAGTAATCTTCTGTATTCTTTTTCCTTAGTCCTAATGCTTCCCGAATCATCAAGATGTGTTTTTGCCATTCCCCACGTGGTTAAT
The DNA window shown above is from Nitrosopumilus sp. and carries:
- a CDS encoding sensor histidine kinase, whose protein sequence is MLGISLMFTIVGLVSFDLSVKEIKNLLGSRNEGFAFSMIQGLDKHIESRILAYKELTNLDTIQIALNDSNRKHERFLQIQSKSNTSEQQIETIRASPFIVEESQRVLTEELLDTIEFYHDEYNYDVIEELFVINAYGTNVALTSGTSTFSQSEEEWWKITKETGLYIGDIDFNEQENHHTMNFAYRIDNKSGEFIGVLHVLITLDDLLSDFKEESDVITIPGRNVLLIDERGYSIYSNKSIRLSDSPIPYFNIISQGKDVEFFELDDIDDFKLISYAKSTGYRTFEGFNWTVIIVQDSSSIVEEFNELRNSIFTISIIGILASIIGGFLISTTVSAPLRHLTKIANTISKGDFTINTKKSRIDEIKTISNSFEEMVINLKKLIETEKQLAEAHVKIRNERLTAIGELAASMAHDMKNPLSTIKTSSEILQKKTEQSAETKEVSNRMNRAIDRMSHQIDDVLNYVRITPLKLDTIKINELMNTAKKSLEISDNIVILIPESDIQIKGDLRKLEIVFINIFLNAIQAIGKNKGRIECKIEQKGTNVIIEIQDSGPGIQGDVFSKIFDSLVTTKQQGTGLGLSTCKNVIEQHHGTITAQNNPTRFVITLPLESE
- a CDS encoding response regulator, encoding MLVKKTILLVDDDVDLLENTAYMIKSIGYDVVTADNGQDAVFKYKDIRPDLVIMDVKMPKMDGFDAFFKMKQFDKEAKVILITAFATDEKKHLKAKSMSLLSTINKPYSFEQLEKIVTEHG